From a single Lewinella sp. LCG006 genomic region:
- a CDS encoding transglycosylase SLT domain-containing protein: MKFPWTILVTALLFAAVVTGNTTSYPRATENSPYTFNRLSDELMNERINQMDLPFAAQNSPQIKSVIRRFTVEGQRDSEYILGRAKIYFPIFEHYLRLYKLPETLKYLPIIESSLRPSVTSAVGAAGLWQFVPSTARLYGLTVNGQIDERLDPHKATEAAVRMLASLYEQFEDWGLVLAAYNCGPGRVRKAMRSANSSDYWTVRQYLPSESQHYVPRFIAAAYLMNYHAAHDITPRMPDYDMLDTRTFKVTRALHLGTLARQLELSYRTLTYLNPSYLQGLVPASAKGQFITVPTHVAADFKGRYIDTSSLPVPANHQKSEYTTVAGDKLETLAILFQCSPKDLIAWNGLINNKITVNQPLTVYLPQRVAKP; encoded by the coding sequence ATGAAATTCCCGTGGACAATCCTTGTCACGGCCCTCTTATTTGCGGCCGTGGTAACAGGTAACACTACGTCTTATCCCAGAGCAACTGAAAATTCACCCTACACTTTCAATCGCCTTTCGGATGAGCTCATGAACGAGCGGATCAACCAAATGGATCTTCCTTTTGCCGCTCAAAACTCCCCACAGATCAAATCTGTTATCCGCCGTTTCACGGTGGAAGGACAGCGTGACTCAGAGTACATTCTGGGTCGTGCAAAAATCTACTTCCCGATCTTTGAGCATTATTTACGGCTTTATAAGCTTCCTGAAACGCTCAAGTATTTACCGATCATTGAATCTTCTCTGCGCCCTAGCGTTACTTCTGCTGTAGGTGCTGCAGGTTTGTGGCAATTTGTACCTAGTACAGCTCGCCTCTATGGTCTAACGGTAAACGGACAAATTGATGAGCGGCTTGATCCGCACAAAGCGACAGAAGCAGCTGTAAGAATGCTGGCTTCTTTGTACGAACAATTTGAAGATTGGGGCCTTGTGCTAGCAGCCTATAATTGTGGCCCTGGCCGGGTAAGAAAAGCAATGCGTTCCGCTAATAGCTCTGATTACTGGACCGTACGTCAGTACCTTCCTTCTGAATCACAGCATTATGTGCCTCGCTTTATTGCAGCAGCTTACTTGATGAACTACCATGCGGCTCACGATATTACCCCTCGCATGCCAGACTACGATATGCTTGATACGCGTACTTTCAAAGTTACCCGTGCGCTGCATCTCGGAACCTTGGCACGCCAATTGGAACTGAGCTACCGTACACTGACTTATCTAAACCCTTCTTACTTGCAGGGTTTGGTGCCAGCGAGTGCCAAAGGCCAGTTTATCACTGTACCTACGCATGTAGCCGCCGATTTTAAAGGGCGCTATATCGACACCAGCTCACTACCAGTACCTGCTAATCACCAAAAAAGTGAGTACACGACGGTAGCTGGCGACAAACTGGAAACATTGGCTATTTTGTTTCAATGTAGCCCAAAAGACTTGATTGCCTGGAACGGTTTGATCAACAACAAGATTACCGTCAACCAGCCACTTACTGTTTATCTGCCACAACGCGTAGCTAAACCGTAA
- a CDS encoding transposase → MEPDQNIVFVDESSFCSASSSTKVYELIGHSPVLKEVNSVTERVYAISGITPRGELFSEVYRTAISTKQIIAFLKLCLNKMEGQLNIIWDNASIHKSKELKHFLRSDSQARNRLQLYSTPVYCPQYNPDEQVWNFLKSEFLKHRWCKTKSQLHKTVEAGLEYLAMMPDRIRAAFRHSDVKIMEY, encoded by the coding sequence ATGGAGCCAGATCAAAACATCGTTTTTGTAGATGAGAGCAGCTTTTGTAGTGCCTCTAGTTCTACTAAAGTCTATGAATTGATTGGACATAGTCCGGTACTCAAGGAAGTAAACAGTGTAACTGAAAGAGTTTATGCCATTAGCGGCATAACACCACGAGGAGAGTTGTTTAGTGAGGTTTACCGCACTGCTATTAGCACGAAGCAGATCATCGCTTTTTTAAAACTTTGCCTGAACAAAATGGAAGGTCAACTCAATATCATTTGGGACAATGCAAGTATCCACAAGAGTAAAGAGCTAAAACATTTTTTACGATCAGATTCACAAGCACGTAATCGCTTACAACTCTATTCAACCCCTGTATACTGCCCCCAGTACAACCCTGACGAACAGGTTTGGAACTTCTTGAAATCGGAATTCCTAAAGCACCGCTGGTGCAAAACTAAGAGCCAGCTTCACAAAACGGTAGAGGCTGGGCTGGAATACTTAGCGATGATGCCAGATAGAATCCGTGCGGCTTTTAGGCATTCCGATGTCAAAATAATGGAATATTAA
- a CDS encoding MoaD/ThiS family protein, translated as MEINILAFGIARDILGGPNIKLSSEKNLTVGQLLELLKERYPAFKELTSLAIAVNAEYAGESQLISADDEVVIIPPVAGG; from the coding sequence ATGGAGATAAACATATTAGCATTTGGGATAGCCAGAGATATTCTTGGAGGCCCAAATATTAAGTTATCCAGCGAGAAAAACCTGACGGTAGGCCAGTTGTTGGAGCTACTCAAAGAACGCTACCCCGCTTTTAAAGAATTGACTTCATTGGCGATAGCTGTAAACGCTGAATACGCTGGTGAGAGTCAACTTATCAGTGCTGACGATGAGGTGGTCATTATCCCTCCAGTAGCAGGAGGATAG
- a CDS encoding glycosyltransferase codes for MLITLTVVALVLASLVQYFFWGIRFQRFAKYQLPELPIKPTEELPPVTIIICAHNEAEQLQKNLPFFLEQDYPKFEVLVVNDNSSDKTEEVVLEFQKKYSILRLLSMKEQTPPGKKAALSYGITQSSFELLFLSDADCQPISKQWLKMMQRSFLKNKTIVLGYGPYQKRRGWLNRFIRFEAFYTAIQYLSFALAGHPYMGVGRNLAYHRSIFWQANGFSKHAHLISGDDDLLVNQVACAENTTINVFPETRVYSRPHSSWRGYYIQKRRHLSVGSYYRWQDQIALGALALSHFIFYAATFLLLILLPEVWYYLTLNYMVRMGVVLRVSLGASKLLGEQNLLPFLPLLDFLYLGYYFLFVPTLLTGSRIQQWK; via the coding sequence ATGTTGATTACTTTAACCGTTGTTGCATTGGTATTGGCTTCCCTGGTGCAATACTTTTTTTGGGGGATACGTTTCCAGCGGTTTGCCAAGTACCAATTGCCGGAGCTACCCATAAAGCCAACAGAAGAACTTCCCCCGGTCACCATTATTATATGTGCGCACAACGAAGCGGAGCAACTGCAAAAAAATCTACCTTTTTTCCTTGAACAAGACTACCCGAAATTCGAGGTGTTGGTAGTAAATGATAATTCTTCAGATAAAACTGAGGAAGTTGTTTTGGAATTTCAAAAAAAATATTCGATCTTACGCCTGCTTTCGATGAAGGAGCAAACTCCTCCGGGTAAGAAAGCAGCTTTGAGCTACGGCATTACACAATCGAGCTTTGAATTACTTTTCCTATCTGATGCTGACTGCCAGCCTATAAGCAAGCAGTGGTTGAAGATGATGCAAAGATCATTTCTGAAGAACAAAACCATTGTTCTTGGTTATGGTCCCTACCAAAAACGAAGAGGATGGCTTAACCGCTTTATTCGCTTCGAGGCTTTCTACACTGCCATACAATATTTATCATTTGCATTAGCTGGCCATCCCTACATGGGTGTTGGGCGTAATTTAGCCTATCACCGATCTATTTTTTGGCAAGCCAATGGCTTTAGCAAGCATGCTCACCTCATATCAGGAGACGATGATCTTCTGGTAAACCAGGTAGCTTGTGCGGAAAATACTACGATTAATGTTTTTCCGGAGACCAGAGTTTACTCTCGTCCCCATTCCTCTTGGCGAGGCTACTACATCCAAAAACGACGCCACCTTAGTGTAGGCAGTTATTATCGCTGGCAAGATCAGATCGCACTAGGTGCTTTGGCTTTAAGCCATTTCATCTTTTACGCGGCTACTTTCCTTTTGTTAATACTCCTTCCCGAAGTGTGGTACTATCTGACACTAAATTACATGGTGCGGATGGGAGTAGTCCTCCGGGTATCATTGGGAGCCAGTAAACTCCTGGGCGAGCAAAATTTGCTGCCCTTTCTCCCCTTACTGGATTTTCTATACCTAGGTTATTACTTCTTATTCGTGCCGACATTATTAACCGGTAGCCGAATACAACAATGGAAGTAG
- a CDS encoding DUF1800 family protein, whose protein sequence is MLTAPPPPNCATGTLAPYADTPEAPWNRSRVQHLFRRLGYGAAQDVIAAAEQQNPANVVDQLIDNMLSAPNLPAPVWSNWTIDDYADFGNESAAQLIEYANDWIGAMLENGAKERVTLFWHNHFVTRFEDYFCPSWAYTYHQLLQTYALGNFRNFVYEMGKTPAMLVFLNGVQNNRFEPNENYARELFELFTLGQDNGYTQQDVVEAARALTGWNGFTSACAPITFTPILHDTGIKTIFGQTGNWGYDELHDILFTQRATEISEYICGKIYRHFVHPEIAEDIVAGLAETLRANDWELEPVFRQLFKSEHFFDEKVMGTQIKSPLGLMINTVIESDFIINEEIQNYILYAGYQLNQGLFNPIDVAGWPGDRDWVNTNTITGRWQTSDFFIFTNFQGAPARLVSLAQALTTDNANDPELVTQAIIDYLVPGGLTTPEAYAAATDVFKWEVPQNYYDNGEWNLYWETVPAQVGLLMQHISRLPEFQLS, encoded by the coding sequence ATGTTGACTGCCCCACCCCCTCCTAATTGTGCTACGGGTACGCTGGCACCTTATGCTGATACGCCCGAGGCTCCTTGGAATCGCAGCCGCGTACAGCACTTGTTTCGCCGCCTCGGTTATGGTGCTGCTCAAGACGTGATTGCTGCCGCCGAACAGCAAAACCCGGCCAATGTGGTTGATCAATTGATCGACAATATGCTCAGTGCGCCCAATTTACCAGCACCCGTTTGGTCCAACTGGACGATTGATGACTATGCTGATTTTGGTAACGAAAGTGCTGCCCAGCTCATTGAATACGCCAACGACTGGATCGGTGCCATGCTGGAAAATGGTGCCAAGGAGCGCGTCACCCTGTTTTGGCACAATCATTTTGTGACCCGTTTTGAAGACTATTTTTGTCCATCCTGGGCTTACACTTATCACCAGCTGCTACAGACTTATGCACTCGGGAATTTCCGGAATTTTGTCTACGAAATGGGCAAAACACCCGCCATGCTGGTGTTCCTCAACGGGGTGCAAAACAACCGCTTTGAGCCCAATGAAAACTATGCCCGCGAATTGTTCGAGCTCTTTACCCTCGGACAAGACAATGGCTACACCCAACAAGATGTCGTAGAAGCGGCTCGTGCACTCACCGGCTGGAATGGTTTTACTTCCGCTTGTGCACCGATTACCTTCACGCCAATACTCCACGATACGGGTATCAAAACCATTTTCGGGCAAACCGGCAACTGGGGTTACGATGAGCTACACGATATCCTGTTTACCCAAAGGGCTACCGAAATTTCGGAATACATCTGTGGAAAAATCTATCGCCACTTTGTCCACCCGGAAATCGCGGAGGATATTGTCGCTGGACTGGCGGAAACTTTGCGCGCTAACGACTGGGAGTTGGAACCCGTTTTTCGGCAGCTGTTCAAGAGTGAGCATTTTTTTGACGAAAAGGTCATGGGTACGCAGATTAAAAGCCCGCTGGGTTTAATGATCAACACGGTGATCGAAAGTGACTTCATCATCAATGAAGAGATCCAAAATTATATTCTTTACGCGGGGTATCAACTCAATCAAGGCTTATTCAATCCTATTGATGTAGCTGGCTGGCCCGGCGATCGCGACTGGGTGAATACCAACACCATCACGGGACGCTGGCAAACCTCCGACTTTTTCATCTTTACCAATTTTCAGGGGGCTCCGGCGCGGTTGGTGAGTTTGGCCCAGGCGCTCACAACCGATAATGCCAATGATCCGGAATTGGTTACCCAGGCGATTATCGATTACCTGGTGCCAGGAGGACTCACCACCCCCGAAGCCTACGCTGCCGCCACGGATGTTTTTAAATGGGAGGTTCCGCAAAATTATTATGATAATGGAGAATGGAACTTGTATTGGGAAACAGTTCCCGCACAAGTCGGCTTGTTAATGCAGCATATCTCTCGCCTCCCCGAATTTCAATTATCCTAA
- a CDS encoding lytic transglycosylase domain-containing protein, protein MRNPLKKVLLCLIGTFAFSPLLKSDCLADLSYLKDCLAPKDATYLDKALFRYTVSGQKETIKMLKQLPFFEATIEKAFVDADIPAWLKYIPLAESRLKISAVSPAGAVGLWQIMPRTGRSLGLTINEQVDERLDTYKASVAAAKYLKQLHQQFDDWLLALAAYNCGASNVRKAQRRSGGYFYHEISRFLPQQTRRYIPRVLTIARIARKPQAFGLSVPRLSSPPVVVTVTKSTRLSDIARYFCMSPTQLRTLNPSFLTGKISTADLPAQVVIPAIVYLSNERISILKISQHLQVEAISPASILIDQAQQAPLAFEKKAQNEGAQIHPLLAFSLPLPV, encoded by the coding sequence ATGAGAAACCCACTCAAAAAAGTATTGCTGTGCCTCATCGGCACCTTTGCTTTCTCCCCTCTTTTGAAGTCGGATTGTCTTGCCGACTTAAGCTACTTAAAAGACTGCCTAGCTCCCAAAGATGCTACTTACCTGGACAAGGCGCTGTTCCGCTATACTGTCAGTGGCCAAAAGGAGACGATAAAAATGCTCAAGCAACTTCCTTTTTTTGAGGCGACCATCGAAAAAGCATTTGTTGATGCTGATATCCCAGCATGGCTAAAATACATTCCCTTAGCAGAAAGCCGATTAAAGATCAGCGCGGTTTCTCCTGCGGGTGCCGTTGGGTTGTGGCAAATCATGCCTCGAACCGGTCGTAGTCTTGGGTTGACCATTAATGAACAAGTAGATGAACGCCTGGATACGTACAAGGCCAGCGTTGCCGCAGCAAAATACTTAAAGCAACTCCACCAGCAATTCGACGATTGGCTCCTGGCCCTAGCTGCCTATAATTGCGGCGCCAGTAATGTGCGAAAAGCACAGCGGAGATCCGGTGGGTATTTTTATCATGAAATCAGCCGTTTTCTACCTCAACAAACCAGGCGTTATATCCCCAGGGTACTTACCATTGCAAGGATTGCGCGTAAACCTCAAGCCTTTGGCTTGTCTGTACCTCGCCTAAGTAGTCCTCCAGTTGTAGTGACCGTTACCAAATCTACCCGGCTTTCTGATATTGCACGGTACTTCTGCATGTCGCCAACACAGCTGCGCACGCTGAATCCGTCCTTTTTAACGGGAAAAATTAGTACGGCAGACTTACCCGCGCAGGTCGTGATTCCTGCTATTGTTTATCTCAGCAATGAACGCATCAGTATTCTAAAAATCTCTCAGCACCTCCAAGTGGAAGCAATTTCACCAGCGTCAATATTAATCGATCAAGCACAACAGGCTCCGCTTGCCTTTGAAAAGAAGGCTCAAAATGAAGGTGCTCAAATCCACCCATTGCTTGCTTTTTCTTTACCACTTCCGGTTTAG
- a CDS encoding DUF1501 domain-containing protein: MCNHDKHNDKKNTKRGIALEHGQAHHQDHQNWSRRTFLRQLGVAGTASFLLGKMPLTAITSSPLAMALSGATTEDRILVLIRLKGGNDGLNTIIPLFDYGTYQAGRAEIAIPESEVINLTGELGMPNSMAALENMWLDGQMKIVNNVGYEDHSLSHFRSTDIWSSGADANEPASSGWLGRLLEQEFPDFLSNPPLTPPAIQMGSAGNLVFNNTDGFDMSLNVANPEQLYAIAQTGQLYDPLAVPDCHYGEQLSYLRSVANNTFRYAQVVAEAFEQGTNSVEYDNNSLAEQLALVARMVRGGLGTRLYMVVHDGFDTHANQSNNHPGLMNQLSRAVQHFHEDLSNGGHGDRTLSMTFSEFGRRIEQNASGGTDHGAAAPLLMFGEGLNGNGSLGGLPDLQEVDNNGNLQYTTDFRQIYATVLEQWLCIDGNLVDQVMGETYERLSGLGLSCAPVSTWSPQERSSVNLQAYYHAGQLFLSYDLASASPVQITLYNMLGQPMKTVFQGYQMNGNQRFSLPLSDIGWAAGVYVVNLRVGNQQHSKQISLVR, from the coding sequence ATGTGTAATCACGATAAACATAACGATAAGAAAAATACCAAACGTGGTATAGCGCTTGAGCATGGCCAGGCCCATCACCAGGATCATCAAAACTGGAGCCGGCGGACCTTCTTGCGTCAATTAGGTGTAGCGGGTACTGCTTCCTTCTTGTTGGGTAAAATGCCGCTGACGGCCATTACGAGTTCTCCCCTGGCAATGGCCCTTTCCGGGGCTACCACAGAAGATCGGATTTTGGTATTGATTCGCTTGAAAGGCGGAAATGATGGTCTCAATACCATCATTCCATTGTTTGATTACGGTACCTACCAGGCTGGTCGCGCGGAAATCGCTATTCCGGAGAGTGAGGTTATTAACCTTACCGGCGAACTGGGTATGCCCAATAGCATGGCCGCCCTGGAAAATATGTGGTTGGATGGTCAGATGAAAATCGTCAACAACGTTGGCTATGAAGACCACAGCTTATCGCATTTTCGGTCGACCGATATTTGGTCTTCGGGCGCAGATGCCAACGAACCCGCTAGCTCCGGCTGGCTGGGTCGTCTGCTGGAGCAGGAATTTCCTGATTTTCTGAGCAATCCACCCCTTACTCCTCCGGCGATCCAAATGGGGAGTGCGGGTAATCTGGTCTTCAATAATACGGATGGCTTTGACATGTCTTTGAATGTGGCCAACCCTGAACAATTGTACGCCATTGCCCAAACGGGGCAGCTGTACGATCCACTGGCAGTACCAGATTGTCATTACGGAGAACAATTGAGTTACCTAAGGTCGGTTGCGAATAACACCTTCCGGTATGCGCAGGTGGTAGCGGAGGCTTTTGAGCAGGGCACCAACAGCGTGGAGTACGATAACAATAGCCTAGCCGAACAGCTTGCTTTGGTAGCACGTATGGTGCGTGGTGGCTTGGGCACGCGCCTGTACATGGTGGTGCATGATGGTTTTGATACCCACGCCAACCAGAGCAATAATCATCCGGGATTAATGAATCAGTTATCCCGAGCAGTCCAGCATTTTCATGAAGATTTGAGCAACGGCGGACACGGCGATCGGACGCTGTCCATGACTTTTTCTGAGTTTGGTCGCAGGATCGAGCAAAATGCTTCCGGTGGTACCGATCACGGTGCAGCAGCACCTTTGCTGATGTTTGGGGAGGGGCTGAATGGAAACGGTAGCTTGGGAGGATTACCTGATTTGCAGGAAGTAGATAACAATGGCAACCTACAGTACACCACCGATTTTCGGCAGATTTATGCCACGGTTCTAGAACAATGGTTGTGTATAGACGGCAATCTGGTCGATCAGGTGATGGGCGAGACTTACGAACGCCTTAGCGGTCTCGGCTTGAGTTGTGCCCCCGTAAGTACCTGGTCACCACAGGAGAGAAGTTCCGTGAACTTACAGGCTTACTATCATGCCGGGCAATTGTTCTTGAGCTATGATTTGGCGAGTGCTAGTCCGGTACAGATAACCCTCTACAATATGCTGGGACAGCCAATGAAAACGGTTTTTCAGGGATACCAGATGAATGGCAATCAGCGTTTCAGCCTTCCTTTATCGGATATTGGTTGGGCCGCTGGAGTGTACGTCGTAAATCTGCGCGTAGGCAACCAGCAGCATTCTAAGCAGATTAGCTTGGTTCGGTAA
- a CDS encoding transposase, with product MTATEHKEHIHKIIYRLAEQGLTQKDIALATGYTQAGISHTLAKIKSANGVENYKVGKPSGRPAKLKRHQRQELKRLLAKGAKANGFPSDGWTRMRIQSFISVRFQVDYSLPHISRLMTRLGYSLKQPQVKDTRQRSEQIAYYETEVIPELKKN from the coding sequence GTGACAGCTACTGAGCACAAAGAACATATTCACAAAATCATTTATCGCCTTGCGGAACAGGGATTAACACAAAAAGATATTGCCCTTGCGACGGGTTATACCCAGGCAGGAATAAGCCATACGCTTGCCAAAATCAAATCCGCGAATGGTGTAGAAAACTACAAAGTAGGCAAGCCTAGTGGTAGACCAGCAAAGCTTAAACGTCATCAGCGACAAGAATTGAAGAGGTTGCTAGCCAAAGGAGCTAAGGCCAATGGTTTTCCAAGCGATGGTTGGACTCGGATGAGGATTCAATCCTTTATAAGTGTTCGTTTCCAAGTAGATTATAGCCTTCCTCATATTAGTAGGTTAATGACCAGACTAGGTTACAGTCTTAAGCAGCCTCAAGTCAAAGACACTAGACAGCGTTCTGAACAAATAGCTTATTACGAAACAGAAGTAATCCCGGAGCTAAAAAAAAACTAA
- a CDS encoding RNA polymerase sigma factor encodes MEVAVKNPRLTQKALNDFELVERAKDGCQQSYTLLMERHKSSIYHLMLRMTNDREDAYDLTMEAFGKAFTRMGSYVPTYAFSTWLYKIAVNNCIDHVRKKRLTVLSIDERMDEEGQQDYSSTLHATGLNPEEAVIREQRIGLMRQVLGRLNEKYRTMIELRYFQELSYDEIATELDIPLGTVKAQLFRAKELLLDLLSRPGASAYLEVHRGHRRAAAV; translated from the coding sequence ATGGAAGTAGCAGTTAAAAATCCCAGACTTACGCAAAAAGCACTCAATGATTTTGAGCTCGTAGAACGAGCTAAAGATGGGTGTCAGCAGTCGTACACCTTACTCATGGAACGTCACAAATCCAGCATCTATCACTTGATGCTGAGAATGACCAATGACCGTGAAGACGCCTATGATCTCACCATGGAAGCTTTTGGTAAAGCTTTTACCCGAATGGGCTCTTACGTACCCACTTATGCCTTTAGCACTTGGCTCTATAAGATAGCCGTCAATAATTGTATTGACCATGTTCGCAAGAAAAGATTGACAGTGCTGTCTATTGATGAAAGAATGGACGAAGAAGGCCAGCAAGATTATTCCAGCACCCTACACGCTACGGGCCTCAATCCCGAGGAAGCCGTTATTCGGGAACAACGGATAGGTTTGATGCGGCAGGTACTAGGGCGCTTGAACGAAAAATACCGTACTATGATTGAGTTGCGCTATTTTCAAGAGCTGAGTTATGATGAAATAGCTACCGAGCTTGATATTCCTTTAGGAACGGTGAAAGCACAGCTATTTAGAGCCAAAGAATTGCTTTTGGATTTATTGAGCCGCCCGGGTGCTAGTGCTTATTTGGAAGTACACCGTGGGCATCGCCGAGCCGCAGCAGTTTGA
- a CDS encoding molybdenum cofactor biosynthesis protein MoaE, with protein sequence MAIDIQLLSTPLDAAACQQWVAAPDKGGLVLFVGTVRNHTQGKEVLRLDFEAYEPMAIKEMHKIATTVTERWPGSKVAIHHRVGELAIGDIAVVIAVGTAHRAAAFAACQYAIDTLKETVPIWKKEIFADGEVWVAAHP encoded by the coding sequence ATGGCTATTGATATACAACTATTGAGTACTCCGTTAGATGCGGCGGCCTGTCAGCAATGGGTAGCGGCCCCCGATAAGGGTGGCTTGGTGCTATTTGTGGGTACGGTGCGCAACCATACCCAAGGCAAGGAGGTCTTACGCCTTGATTTTGAGGCTTATGAGCCAATGGCGATTAAAGAAATGCATAAAATCGCTACTACGGTTACTGAGCGCTGGCCGGGAAGTAAGGTGGCCATCCACCACCGTGTAGGGGAGCTGGCTATCGGAGATATTGCCGTGGTTATTGCTGTAGGCACCGCCCATCGCGCGGCGGCCTTTGCTGCTTGTCAATATGCCATTGATACCTTAAAAGAAACGGTACCCATCTGGAAGAAAGAGATTTTTGCGGATGGAGAAGTTTGGGTGGCGGCCCATCCTTAG
- a CDS encoding OmpA family protein — protein sequence MRFLAFLLFAAFVLFAIFARWFFICDILNLCEEPPVEVVAPPRLQNLQLTENDSVLLSGYDQFAFATGVDQPDLNANNEQFLDTIAQMMAADSTKSLEITGRYTLQEKDVMAGFYENMGLARAATIRDLMTARGVAEDRISLKHATTADSLLQEPLLFAFMQKDLPSEYATASYSFTNMTYSDANFPSNSAIFEPGEAFRNYADSVKVYMELHPEKSIRIVGHTDNVDTEKYNLKLGMRRAESAKEYLENLGITAVIKTESKGETEHVASNDTPEGRQENRRVNFIIE from the coding sequence ATGAGGTTTCTGGCATTTTTGCTTTTCGCGGCCTTTGTGCTCTTTGCTATTTTTGCCCGGTGGTTCTTTATTTGCGACATTCTGAATCTCTGCGAGGAGCCTCCTGTCGAAGTAGTAGCTCCCCCCAGGTTACAAAATCTACAGCTTACGGAAAATGACTCCGTCTTGCTCAGCGGTTACGACCAGTTTGCCTTTGCTACTGGCGTCGACCAACCAGACCTGAACGCTAACAACGAGCAGTTTCTGGATACCATCGCACAGATGATGGCTGCCGACTCTACCAAGTCATTGGAAATAACGGGTCGTTATACCTTGCAGGAGAAAGATGTAATGGCTGGTTTTTATGAGAATATGGGACTGGCGCGTGCCGCTACCATCCGAGACCTGATGACCGCCCGCGGAGTGGCGGAAGACCGGATCAGCCTCAAGCACGCTACAACTGCCGACAGCTTGTTGCAAGAACCACTCTTGTTTGCTTTTATGCAGAAAGACCTACCTAGCGAGTATGCTACGGCTTCTTATAGCTTTACGAACATGACCTACTCCGATGCTAACTTCCCGAGTAATAGTGCCATTTTTGAGCCTGGTGAAGCATTCCGAAATTATGCCGACTCGGTTAAAGTATACATGGAACTGCACCCGGAAAAATCCATCCGCATTGTTGGTCATACCGACAACGTAGACACGGAGAAATACAACCTCAAATTGGGCATGCGGCGGGCAGAAAGTGCTAAAGAATACTTGGAGAACCTGGGTATCACTGCCGTAATAAAAACCGAATCCAAAGGCGAAACGGAGCACGTAGCTTCTAACGACACCCCTGAAGGTCGGCAGGAAAACCGCCGGGTCAACTTTATTATAGAATAA